A genomic window from Sporosarcina sp. Marseille-Q4063 includes:
- a CDS encoding YslB family protein — translation MKTKNIGTPTRFGYEIIRDHVLPSILGNNEAEILYWAGKEIARKFPIFTTDELPSFFVEAGWGTLKLQKLSKHEAFYKLTNESYSLKIQDRSFHLESGFIAEQYQKINGVLTECFAEQIQNDEYVQFHVKWDLKTKI, via the coding sequence ATGAAAACTAAAAATATTGGAACGCCGACCAGGTTCGGCTATGAAATTATTCGTGATCATGTCTTACCTAGTATTCTAGGTAATAATGAAGCAGAAATACTTTATTGGGCAGGGAAAGAAATCGCGCGGAAATTCCCGATTTTCACAACTGATGAACTCCCCTCTTTCTTTGTAGAAGCCGGATGGGGAACATTAAAGCTACAAAAACTTTCCAAACACGAAGCCTTTTACAAACTGACAAATGAATCCTATTCATTGAAAATTCAAGATCGCTCATTTCATCTAGAATCTGGTTTTATTGCCGAGCAGTATCAGAAAATAAACGGCGTTCTTACCGAATGTTTCGCAGAACAAATCCAAAATGACGAATACGTTCAATTTCATGTGAAGTGGGATTTGAAAACGAAAATTTGA
- a CDS encoding aspartate kinase, with protein MERIVMKFGGTSVANEERIERAASLIVDEVRRGKQVAVVVSAMGKTTDDLLALAKNVNANAERRELDMLISTGEQVTASLLAMAVSAKGIPSNSFTGWQAGLQTESVHGNARIENVEPEKVIKVLDSGGVAVITGFQGIDQEGELTTLGRGGSDTSAVAVAIALGASCCDIYTDVEGVFTTDPRVIDDARKLLEISYDEMLELANLGAGVLHPRAIEFAKNHNLTLRVRPSHMDVAGTVIREEIELENNLIVRGVAFEKEIVRITVMYDVPYNGSLANVFTKLAEHHINVDIIVQTIMEGEQPSVSFSIKNEDFAEAVNVLEMNKNELGYRRADFEVGLAKVSIVGSGMVSNPGVAAKMFDSLRNASVPIKMVSTSEIKVSVVIPGSDMEKAVAVLHDGFSLANVY; from the coding sequence TTGGAACGTATTGTTATGAAATTTGGTGGAACATCAGTTGCAAATGAAGAACGAATTGAACGGGCGGCTTCGTTGATTGTTGACGAAGTCAGGCGAGGCAAACAAGTCGCTGTCGTCGTTTCGGCGATGGGAAAAACGACGGACGATTTATTGGCGCTAGCAAAAAACGTCAATGCCAATGCAGAGCGCCGGGAGCTTGATATGTTGATATCGACGGGCGAGCAAGTGACCGCCTCTTTACTGGCTATGGCCGTTTCAGCAAAAGGAATTCCTTCAAACTCGTTTACGGGCTGGCAAGCAGGGTTGCAAACAGAATCTGTTCACGGAAATGCGCGAATTGAGAACGTGGAACCTGAAAAAGTAATAAAAGTCCTTGATTCAGGCGGTGTTGCTGTCATAACGGGCTTTCAAGGAATTGATCAAGAAGGCGAGTTGACCACACTTGGTCGGGGAGGCTCCGATACGAGTGCGGTGGCGGTAGCAATTGCGCTGGGGGCATCATGTTGCGACATTTATACAGACGTTGAGGGAGTCTTTACGACCGACCCGAGAGTCATTGACGATGCACGAAAACTTCTTGAAATATCATATGATGAAATGCTCGAACTCGCTAATTTAGGTGCGGGCGTACTTCATCCAAGGGCGATAGAATTCGCAAAAAATCATAATTTAACACTTCGGGTACGGCCATCACATATGGACGTGGCAGGGACCGTGATTAGGGAGGAAATCGAATTGGAAAACAATCTTATCGTGCGTGGTGTCGCTTTTGAAAAAGAAATTGTTCGCATTACAGTGATGTATGACGTTCCGTACAACGGATCACTTGCGAATGTTTTTACGAAACTCGCAGAACATCATATTAACGTTGACATTATCGTACAAACAATCATGGAAGGCGAGCAACCTTCAGTCTCCTTTTCGATTAAAAACGAAGATTTTGCAGAGGCAGTAAATGTTTTGGAAATGAACAAAAATGAACTCGGTTATCGCCGTGCTGATTTTGAAGTCGGGTTAGCGAAAGTGTCGATTGTCGGTAGTGGTATGGTTTCGAATCCAGGTGTTGCAGCTAAAATGTTCGACTCGCTTCGAAATGCTTCAGTTCCAATAAAAATGGTCAGTACATCTGAAATTAAAGTTTCCGTCGTCATTCCAGGGTCGGATATGGAAAAAGCGGTCGCTGTTTTACATGATGGATTCAGCCTTGCAAATGTATATTAA